Below is a window of Arabidopsis thaliana chromosome 2, partial sequence DNA.
tacattttaaattgattacatttaaaaaatattaatgcaGTGATTCACTTACTGTAGGTgccaataaaaatttaaaagaacagTTACAATCTCTCCCTTTTGCGTTACCAAACCAGATCTTTTCCAGGTTTTAGGTCATCACAAACGGCCAACACaacattttgatcaaatactcaactataaaaaaaagacgaaGCATTACAAATCCGAATGACCAGAAACCTTAATTTAACAAACATTCAAATTGTGTGACCTCATACCACGTTGACTGTCCTTTAGCTTACGGGCTCTATCGAGAAGTCGTATTAGTCTAGTGATAAAAGAGTGATGAAGTTCACTTGAGGCCTTGAGGGGTGGTGTTTGACTGTTGAAGCTCACTTGAGGGACTTGAGCTGTGCTGTTTGGCTGCTGAAGAGTTCACTTCCTCTGCTCTCATAGATCTTAACTTTTCTAACACAACCCAAATCACAGTAAACATTATCTTGGTACTTGAATACCGAAATGTCCGTACAACGTACATGACATACAGAGCAAAACGGTCGAGTGTTACCATCGTTAAGAGCAATTTCaatctctccttcttttccGACAAAATGTTGGGGTTTAATGTACATGTCATTTCCCAATAAACATTTCAGATGGAGAGTGACTCTACAAGAGTCACATGTATAGAACCACTCGCTCGCATCTAGTTTTGATTCACAAATCTCACACCAGTATTGACCACTTGTTGTTCCTTTTTCTCCATAGCAAAGTGTGAGTGGATGGCTATCGTGCTTGTAGTGTGCTACACTTGGCAAAGTAGCACATTCAACTCCCAGAAAGGAGTCGCAGATCAAACACTCTAAGTACTTTCTTGAACACGCATTACTACAACCCATGCATGCTCCTTTGGTCAAATTGATGTAGATGGGGTGATTTGGATGGCTCTCATGGACTGATGTATCAGGAAGGAAAGCACACTTGACATCTACCTGAAAGTCACAAAATTCTACGTTGCAACTGTACACGAAACCCGTACTATGTCGGCGACAAGCACTGCAAGCAAACATGCCTTCAACAGAATAACCATCAACGTAAAGCTGAAGAGAGGGGTCACTTTTGTTAAGGATAAGTGGATGCTTGTGTAGCGGATGATGTTGTATGCGAGGAAGACATGCACATGCTTCGTGAAGAACAAAGTCGCAGTCCAAACAAGTGTAAAAAGTATCATAAATCGATATTGGAAAGCAGCACGCcttacaaaactttttttcacCGCGATGGCTACCCTTCCCTTGGAGTTTTAGATGACATGAATGAGTGAAATGATGTATCGTCTCCTCATCAATTCTTACGAATGGTTCGATAACTTCTTCTGGTTCTTCAGGCACATCTTCGAGATCTTTGCCGTCCCACACGTTTTTATTCGTTGCACATTTGGAATGTGCACCATAACAACATCCCTTAATGCAAGAATAATGTCCGTAGCTAATGTCGATGGTTTTACGACAAACTCCACAAGAAAAATCACCGGAAATAAGAGAGGAAATGAGAGACAGGCGGTGTTGGTGGCGGGTGATCTTAATGACACGAGGTAGATTAATACAAGCTCTATGAACCATGTAGTTACAAGGAAGACAAGCGTAAACTGGATCATGAGCGTCATTGAGAGACAACCCACAAACATCACAAGGTAAAGGGATTCGTCTAGGAAAAAGAGTGAGAATGTGGCTGTGGCTTTTTAGGTGAGTGATAGTGAGAGGTGGTGGCTTTATCGTACAAGTGAAATTGAGGCTGAAGTTGCAAACAGAACAATGATAGTATATATCTTCAAAACGTTTCTGACAACATTTGCATTTTCCATAATATATATCTGATAGATCGttatcgtcatcatcatcatcatcgtcatcatcatcaagatcaacatcatcatcatcatcatcttcaacatcaaaAAAAGGACTAAAAAAACGAGcacgacgacgaagaagacgacgacgaccACCAAACTCATCATCACTGTCAAAAGAACCTTCTGAATCAGAGGACGACGATTCTCCCCATTCTTGAGGTATCTTAGAGGTGTCAAAATTAGGATCTAAGGAGATGAGGGTGAGTGGGTGAGAAAGGTGAAGAGGGTGTTTCATCTGCTGTGGTAAGACGTGACAACCTCTATGGAATTCCAAATTGCAAAGAGGACAAAAGTAATAGTACCTTTTTCCCTCCAAGTGTTTGCCTTTGCATCCGAAGCATTCAGAGAGTTGAGACTGACTTAGTAAACGGCGGCGTTGGAGCTTGTGCGGTTCAACTGGATCGGAGAAAGGGCAAAGGTGTTTAGTTGGTGGCCGTTGCTGCTGCGTGTTGCCGCCATTGCCAAACCTTTGCCTTACAGATCGAATGTTATGTCTAGATCGCAGCTTGTCCAAGCGGCGGCGGAACCTGTTTAAGGGAAGCTTCTTCCGCAGTGAAGCCATatgggtttgtgtttgtttacAATTGGATAAAGAAGCAGccaattttatcattttgtacAATCCATTTTAGACTTGAGGCTCTCACGTTGAGACTCATTTTGATTCAACTATTCGATGCTTCCAGTTCCAGctgtagttttgtttttttaacgCGCTTTAGTTTACGAAGGGCCGAGGGCCAATAATTTGGCTATATTTTCGATTATACAAAGACAACCACTCCTTATTCTTCTATttaattgataatatttaGCTGTAAATATCAtactaatattatttgaataatGACTATTCAATATAAGGTAATAAATGACTAGATCATGATCGTTCTCTTGAATGAGTTAGTGAATAAGACGTTTGGTGAGAAGTGTTGACATACAAAATGAAGATAATTTTGTTCGTGTTTTTTCATGATGCATTGTCATTCATCTACCATTCATCGAATTTATTTtatcacatatatatgaatcagaaaaagaaaataaattttttcaGGTAGATGGAATGtccaatataaatttattgaatattagtattatatattgtaatagtgaaattttgtataatatttcTGTGATCatataactttatataattattatatttttagaaataaatgataaaattataaagataGGCTTTCTTGCACAAAACGTCAAAAACAATCgtataaaacttaaaaacttttaatgtttttttgtttttttttttttaaattgcaGATGCTTCTAGGACCCTAGTTTAGATAACGTAAATCTTAACATAAAAGTCACGTATATCGAGAAGCTTACTAATTGCCACCGGTATACCGCACGTGTCAGAAATATACGAGCTATACGTGAGCTATATAAGCAGCAAGTGTAAACCTCTCACGGGCAAGCATTTAGCAAAACGCATAACAAGATGGAGGATCAGAAAAAGCCACCAACGACCGAGCAAGAAGTGAAAGAAGTTAAAAACGACGACCTCGAGTCTATCAAGACCCCATACTTGGACTATGATAACTTGGAAGATTACAAGATGAAAGGTTACGGAGCACAAGGCCACCAAGAGCCTAAACTCGGTATGGGAGGTGGAGCCACCGATGCTCCCACTCCTTCAGGCGGTCTTGGACGCGGTGGAGGCGCTGCATCGACGGATCTTTCTTCTACCGATGCGATTAACCGTCAGGGCGTTCCGtgaaaaactttattatagGATCGTCAACAAACACAAAGGGTAGCTTCGCTTGTCTAATAACTGATCAAGTTTCGGTTCTTTAACGtgtttcaaaaaacaaaaaaaaaaacacttgtaatgcaagttttttttttttcgtgtaGAGTTTAATGCTAAATAATTCTCAAGTTTGAAATGATATCATACCAAATAAATAGGAACAGTTTTAGGACCTGTTTCGTACTTCAATTTTCTCATTTCATATCCattcatatagtttttttttttttatagttaaaGAGATACGAACCTAATCACCATCTTCAACTCTATTCGTAGTTGTAGATTAAGGAGCTCTTCCAAGAGATTCATTCTATAACTTCTTTTACATCTTGGAGTACTATGTAACAACCCTTTTTACACTTCCAAAGAGTCCACACTacttctatttttaatttattttttcgtcAAACACTAAGGTTTTCCGTTAGAGATTTAGAGTCATTTATAAACCACGGAAAAGCAGAATACTATGTCAACaataatttaagattttttctcaaatatttACATGGAAAAGCAGAATACTATGTCAAcaataattaagtttttttctctagCTTCTATATCTGAACCTCCAAGGCATGTTACACTCCTCCTAATTATGTAGAATTGGTTGCTGCTAGTTCAACCATATATCTTCCacaattaattataaatgCCGCTCCTCTGATTTTCTCACCAATTAAAGAAGAATCACTAAATTAACATGTTCTagtctcaaaaaaaaaaaacatgtaatagTCTCAAGGATGTTCTAAATGAAAAGGCtcaataaaaccaaataatgaATCATCACAAAAGCTATGTCAACGAAGACAAAATGCAAGTGTGGATATTTTTCAGAAACTGCGTAAAACACCGtgaaaatcatcttcttcttttttttttttttggtcaaactcTCTACAGAGTTTATCAAGTGATTTTTACCGGTACCTGTTTTTCCTTGTTTGGTTCAACTCAATTATTCGCCTTAAACCCACTTTAAGAAAAGCCCACTGAAAAGCCTACTTTAAAATTCAACCAAAAGGCCCATAAGTACTACAGCCGACATCAGCAGACAACAAGCCACGTCGATCTCGAGGAACCGCGTAATTAACGTGTCGGAATCACACGAGCCACCGTGTACTAGATAGCTCCATAAAAGCAGACACATCTCATGAAGCAGAACCTAAAACCTTTAATAGcaaacgaaaaataaaaaagaagaaactaacaaaacaaaaaaaaaaatggaggcCGGGAAAACACCACCGACGACGACAACAACGACGGAGAAGAAAACGGAGCAAGTGAAAGACAACGACTTGCCGACCGATAGCCCTTACATGGCGACGGGTACTTTGGAAGATTACAAATTGAAAGCTTATGGAGCCGAAGGTCACCAAGAGCCTACTCCTGGTCTTGGAGGTGGCTCCACCGATGCTCCTACTCCTTCTGGCGACGCACCCGCCGCCACTACCACCGATGCGAAAGCTCcgtgaaaaaaaagaaagactatAATAATGAACGGGTTTTGTGGATCGTCGGAAAACAAACCCATAATTGTAGTATGTTCAATAACTGATCCAGCTTCGTTTCTTAACGTTTTTAtggtttaattaaaaat
It encodes the following:
- a CDS encoding Late embryogenesis abundant protein, group 6 (Late embryogenesis abundant protein, group 6; CONTAINS InterPro DOMAIN/s: Late embryogenesis abundant protein, group 6 (InterPro:IPR018930); BEST Arabidopsis thaliana protein match is: Late embryogenesis abundant protein, group 6 (TAIR:AT2G23120.1); Has 37 Blast hits to 37 proteins in 9 species: Archae - 0; Bacteria - 0; Metazoa - 0; Fungi - 0; Plants - 37; Viruses - 0; Other Eukaryotes - 0 (source: NCBI BLink).); translation: MEDQKKPPTTEQEVKEVKNDDLESIKTPYLDYDNLEDYKMKGYGAQGHQEPKLGMGGGATDAPTPSGGLGRGGGAASTDLSSTDAINRQGVP
- a CDS encoding uncharacterized protein (unknown protein; Has 30201 Blast hits to 17322 proteins in 780 species: Archae - 12; Bacteria - 1396; Metazoa - 17338; Fungi - 3422; Plants - 5037; Viruses - 0; Other Eukaryotes - 2996 (source: NCBI BLink).) — encoded protein: MCLLLWSYLVHGGSCDSDTLITRFLEIDVACCLLMSAVVLMGLLVEF
- a CDS encoding Late embryogenesis abundant protein, group 6 (Late embryogenesis abundant protein, group 6; FUNCTIONS IN: molecular_function unknown; INVOLVED IN: biological_process unknown; LOCATED IN: plasma membrane; EXPRESSED IN: 23 plant structures; EXPRESSED DURING: 14 growth stages; CONTAINS InterPro DOMAIN/s: Late embryogenesis abundant protein, group 6 (InterPro:IPR018930); BEST Arabidopsis thaliana protein match is: Late embryogenesis abundant protein, group 6 (TAIR:AT2G23110.2); Has 37 Blast hits to 37 proteins in 9 species: Archae - 0; Bacteria - 0; Metazoa - 0; Fungi - 0; Plants - 37; Viruses - 0; Other Eukaryotes - 0 (source: NCBI BLink).), with the protein product MEAGKTPPTTTTTTEKKTEQVKDNDLPTDSPYMATGTLEDYKLKAYGAEGHQEPTPGLGGGSTDAPTPSGDAPAATTTDAKAP
- a CDS encoding Cysteine/Histidine-rich C1 domain family protein (Cysteine/Histidine-rich C1 domain family protein; FUNCTIONS IN: zinc ion binding; LOCATED IN: chloroplast; CONTAINS InterPro DOMAIN/s: Zinc finger, PHD-type (InterPro:IPR001965), DC1 (InterPro:IPR004146), C1-like (InterPro:IPR011424); BEST Arabidopsis thaliana protein match is: Cysteine/Histidine-rich C1 domain family protein (TAIR:AT5G42280.1); Has 35333 Blast hits to 34131 proteins in 2444 species: Archae - 798; Bacteria - 22429; Metazoa - 974; Fungi - 991; Plants - 531; Viruses - 0; Other Eukaryotes - 9610 (source: NCBI BLink).); the protein is MIKLAASLSNCKQTQTHMASLRKKLPLNRFRRRLDKLRSRHNIRSVRQRFGNGGNTQQQRPPTKHLCPFSDPVEPHKLQRRRLLSQSQLSECFGCKGKHLEGKRYYYFCPLCNLEFHRGCHVLPQQMKHPLHLSHPLTLISLDPNFDTSKIPQEWGESSSSDSEGSFDSDDEFGGRRRLLRRRARFFSPFFDVEDDDDDDVDLDDDDDDDDDDDNDLSDIYYGKCKCCQKRFEDIYYHCSVCNFSLNFTCTIKPPPLTITHLKSHSHILTLFPRRIPLPCDVCGLSLNDAHDPVYACLPCNYMVHRACINLPRVIKITRHQHRLSLISSLISGDFSCGVCRKTIDISYGHYSCIKGCCYGAHSKCATNKNVWDGKDLEDVPEEPEEVIEPFVRIDEETIHHFTHSCHLKLQGKGSHRGEKKFCKACCFPISIYDTFYTCLDCDFVLHEACACLPRIQHHPLHKHPLILNKSDPSLQLYVDGYSVEGMFACSACRRHSTGFVYSCNVEFCDFQVDVKCAFLPDTSVHESHPNHPIYINLTKGACMGCSNACSRKYLECLICDSFLGVECATLPSVAHYKHDSHPLTLCYGEKGTTSGQYWCEICESKLDASEWFYTCDSCRVTLHLKCLLGNDMYIKPQHFVGKEGEIEIALNDGNTRPFCSVCHVRCTDISVFKYQDNVYCDLGCVRKVKIYESRGSELFSSQTAQLKSLK